CCGCGGTCGCGCAGACTATTCGTCGGACGCTGCTGCTTCCTGACCTTCGGGCGGATGCTCGAAATAGGGCTCGACCTTGCCGTTGAGCTTCAGCGTCATCGGCTGGCCGTAGCGATCCCTGCTGCGGCCGGCCGCAACGCGAATCCAGCCTTCCGACACCGAATATTCGATGACGTTGGTCTTTTCGACGCCATTGAACTTGATGCCGACGCCGCGGCTGAGCAGCGACTCATCGAAATGCTCGCTGCGCGGGTCGAGCGAGAGGCGATCGGGGGGCGTGTCTGATACTTTTTCGGCCATGCGCGCGCCCCTACCCTCGCGCACCTTTCACCGTCAACGCGAAGCGCTCCAGACGGGTGTGTCAAGTAACGTGGACATTATATACATGACGTACCGTCCAGTTACTGATA
This portion of the Sphingomonas limnosediminicola genome encodes:
- a CDS encoding DUF3297 family protein, which translates into the protein MAEKVSDTPPDRLSLDPRSEHFDESLLSRGVGIKFNGVEKTNVIEYSVSEGWIRVAAGRSRDRYGQPMTLKLNGKVEPYFEHPPEGQEAAASDE